The genomic window TCTTGTCGCCGCAGGTGGCGCGCAGATGTGCCAGCAGCGCCACCGAAGCGGCCGGGTCGCGCACGGCGATGCAGGCAGTCGCTACGGATTTTGGGCGCGGGAACAGTTTCAACACGGCGGCGGTAATGATGCCCAGCGTACCTTCCGCACCGATGAACAGGTGCTTGAGATCGTAGCCGGTGTTGTCCTTGCGCAAACGGCGCAGACCGTTCCAAATGCGGCCGTCCGGCAATACCACTTCCAGCCCCAGCACCAGATCACGCGCGTTGCCGTAACGCAGCACGCCGATGCCGCCGGCATTGGTGGAGAGATTGCCGCCGATCTCGCAGTGCGGCGCGATGGCGGTCAACCCCAGCGGGAACAGTCGCTCGGCCTGATCCGCCGCTTCATACAGCTCAGCCAGCTTGCAACCCGCTTCCACGGTCATGGTGTAATCGGTGGCATCCACGTCGCGGATGCGGTTCATGCGTGACAGGTTCAGCACCAGTTGCGGGGTTCCATCCGCCAACGGTACCGAAGCGCCGCACAAGCTGGTGTTGCCGCCCTGAGGCACGATGGCGACTCGATGAGCCGAGCACAGCGCAACGATGGCGCTGACCTGCTGCGTATCAGCCGGAAAAGCCACGGCCAGCGCCGTGCCGGAATAGCGACTACGCCAGTCGCTGCAATACGGTGCGGCGGCCGTGTCGGTCAGTAGATGAGGAAGGCCGACGATGTCGGCCAGTCGGGAGATCAGTTCGCGGCTCATGGGTCGCAGGGCGCTCAGTTGTTCAAGAGCGCCCATGATACCGCGCCCGCGCTATTCGATCGGCGGTTCCTGATCTATCCTGGCCCAGATACGGCGCTTCCACAGGTAAAGCAGAATGGTCATGAATGCTAGGTAGATCAGCACATAGATGCCGAGTTGCTTACGTTCCGGCGCATGTGGATCAGCCGCCCAGATCAGGAAGGCGCTGACATCCTTGGCTTGCGCTTGAATGTCGGCTTTTTGCTTCTCGTCGGTGGCGGTGGCGATACCCAGCACGTCCGGCATCCGAGTTTCTGGGAAGATCGCATTGCTCAATGCCCCATCTTGAGTGTTGTGGTAGCCCGTCAGATAGGAGTATAGGTAGTGTCCACCACCTTCACGTGCACTGGCCATCAAACTTAGGTCGGGCGGAACGGCGCCACCAAAGGATTCTTTGGCGGCCTCTTCAGGCATCTGCGATGCCAGCGTCGCATCCAATGATTGGCCACCGCGCCACTCTTCAATCTTATCCTTGTTGACGCCTAAATTGAGCAGATGCCGATAGCGCAGGTATTTCAAGCCATGACAGCCATTGCAGTTGGTGGCGACGATCTCTGCGCCACGCACTAATGCAGCGTTATCTTCCGGCAACGGACTGTGGTCGAGCACGACTTCGTTGGCGGACGCCCCGCCAGAGGCAAGCGTCATCAGCAAGGTAAGAGCCGTATGTCGTATGAAGGACTTCAAATTCATTTCTGTTTACTCCTGTCTTGATCTGCATCCAGCATCAGTTTCAAGGCTGGAGGGAGGTGGCGTGAGAGTAGGTAACGCTCCTCAAATTTGGAGATGAACGGCAGGGCGAGGAAGGTGGCGAAATAGAGGAAGGTGGCGACTTGTCCCACGATCACGGTGGTGTTGGTCACCGGCTGCGAGCCTACCCAGCCTAGCACCACGATGTCTATCGTGAACATGTAGAACATGGTGCGATAGAACGGCCGGTAATGTGCGCCGCCGGGGATACGCGAACGATCCATATAGGGCATGGCAGCGAAGATCAGCACTGACAACGCCATGGCTATCACACCGCCGATCAGGTCTGGCACGGCGCGCAGAATGGCGTAGAACGGCAGGAAGTACCACTCCGGCACGATGTGCGCCGGTGTCTGCATCGGGTTGGCTGGGATGTTGTTGGCCGCTTCGATGAAGGCATTCGGTGCAAAGAACACAAAGCTACAGAACACCATCAGATAGACACCCAGTCCGAACATATCCTTGATGGTGAAGTAGGGGTGGAACGGGATGTTGTCCTTATCCGCCAAATTGAGGCCGGAGGGATTGCTGCTCTTCACCGAGTGCAGGGCGACCAAGTGGATCACCACGGCTGCGCTGATGATGAAGGGGAACAGGTAATGCAAGGCGAAGAAGCGGGTCAGCGTCGCATCGCCTACGCCGTAGTCGCCGCGCAGCCACACCACGAGTTGATCGCCGATGAAGGGCGTGGCACGGAACAGGTTGGTGATGACGGCAGCGCCCCAGTAAGACATCTGCCCCCACGGCAATAGGTAGCCCATGAACGAGATCGCCATCAGTAGCAACAGTAGAATTTGCCCCGTCCACCACAGTAGTTCACGCGGTTTGCGATAGGAGCCGTAATACAGTGTGCGAGCCATGTGGATATAAACCACGACGAAGAAGGCCGACGCGCCGGTGGAGTGCAGGTAGCGCAATAGCCAGCCGTAGTTCACGTCGCGCATGATGTGCTGGATGGAGTCGAACGCCATCGCTGCATCCGGCTTGTAGTGCATAGCGAGGAAGATGCCGGTGGCCAGTTGCAGTACCAGCACGAACCCGGCGAGGAATCCGAAATTCCACCAGTAACTGAGGTTGCGCGGAGTCGGGTAGCCGGTCAGCTCATGCTTGACGAAATTGGTCAGGGGGAAGCGCTGGTCGATCCAGTCTATGGTCTTGTTAGGCATAGTCTCTCCTAGGCTTTGCCGATGATGATCTTATTCTCGCCTTCAAAACTATAGGCGGGAACTTCGAGATTCTTCGGAGCCGGGCCGCGCACCACGCGCCCGCTGGTGTCGTACATGCTGCCGTGACAGGCGCACAGCCAGCCATCTTCGTTGTGATTGGGTACGCAGCCCAGATGGGTGCAGACGCCGACCACGACCAGCCACTCTGGCTTCTGGACGCGGCGACCATCTTCTTCGGGAGCGAGTCCGCCGGGCGAGGATTGAGCCTTGCGGATCTCGGCTTCGGTGCGATGCAACACGAACACCGGCTTAC from Ferriphaselus amnicola includes these protein-coding regions:
- a CDS encoding FAD-binding oxidoreductase translates to MGALEQLSALRPMSRELISRLADIVGLPHLLTDTAAAPYCSDWRSRYSGTALAVAFPADTQQVSAIVALCSAHRVAIVPQGGNTSLCGASVPLADGTPQLVLNLSRMNRIRDVDATDYTMTVEAGCKLAELYEAADQAERLFPLGLTAIAPHCEIGGNLSTNAGGIGVLRYGNARDLVLGLEVVLPDGRIWNGLRRLRKDNTGYDLKHLFIGAEGTLGIITAAVLKLFPRPKSVATACIAVRDPAASVALLAHLRATCGDKISGFEIISRSCLDLVFKNIQDTHEPFARPHEWIVITQLSDVLAAPLDVALRDALQAFGDGILEFVVTTDKHHAERWWKLRKNISDAQKIEGLSIKHDISVPISRVAEFIAQASADLRTAYPGIRIVAFGHIGDGNIHYNASLFDAAQNTAFIAQHEPEVNRIVYEVVAKLDGSISAEHGLGQLKREEITHYKSCLELELMRNVKRALDPLNLMNPGKVI
- a CDS encoding cytochrome c1; the protein is MNLKSFIRHTALTLLMTLASGGASANEVVLDHSPLPEDNAALVRGAEIVATNCNGCHGLKYLRYRHLLNLGVNKDKIEEWRGGQSLDATLASQMPEEAAKESFGGAVPPDLSLMASAREGGGHYLYSYLTGYHNTQDGALSNAIFPETRMPDVLGIATATDEKQKADIQAQAKDVSAFLIWAADPHAPERKQLGIYVLIYLAFMTILLYLWKRRIWARIDQEPPIE
- a CDS encoding cytochrome b, which translates into the protein MPNKTIDWIDQRFPLTNFVKHELTGYPTPRNLSYWWNFGFLAGFVLVLQLATGIFLAMHYKPDAAMAFDSIQHIMRDVNYGWLLRYLHSTGASAFFVVVYIHMARTLYYGSYRKPRELLWWTGQILLLLLMAISFMGYLLPWGQMSYWGAAVITNLFRATPFIGDQLVVWLRGDYGVGDATLTRFFALHYLFPFIISAAVVIHLVALHSVKSSNPSGLNLADKDNIPFHPYFTIKDMFGLGVYLMVFCSFVFFAPNAFIEAANNIPANPMQTPAHIVPEWYFLPFYAILRAVPDLIGGVIAMALSVLIFAAMPYMDRSRIPGGAHYRPFYRTMFYMFTIDIVVLGWVGSQPVTNTTVIVGQVATFLYFATFLALPFISKFEERYLLSRHLPPALKLMLDADQDRSKQK
- the petA gene encoding ubiquinol-cytochrome c reductase iron-sulfur subunit, which gives rise to MADGDTLNNPKRRDFLGKFTTAAGVTGAAAACWPFVNSMNPSQDVLAKSVTEVDLSNIPPGGMHTVAWQGKPVFVLHRTEAEIRKAQSSPGGLAPEEDGRRVQKPEWLVVVGVCTHLGCVPNHNEDGWLCACHGSMYDTSGRVVRGPAPKNLEVPAYSFEGENKIIIGKA